The DNA sequence tatataattgaagcCACAAAAATAGAATATTCTATTTACTTTTGGAAAGAAACAAACAGTATTTATAAATGATGGTCTAAATCTGACATACTGGTAAAATGCAACCTGGAAAATAATGTCCACAAAGTGATATTTATTGGCTAATACAATCTTCATGTGAATGTATTCCTGTTGTCTTATTCCCACAATTGAATCTGTACTGAAAGATGAAAGCTATCATAAACACAATAAACTTTTTGTGATATTTTGAAGCAGATACCACTATCCGATTCCAAATCTTGAAAACACTGTTTTAGACTAGCTATTTAGAAACAATGAATTGATTGCTAAATTATATGTTCCTGACATTAGTCCAAACCTTGGCAATCTTTAGACTTCTAACAAAAATGTAGCTATACTATTCATTTGGGAAACATTATCCATTAAAACCAATCTTATGCATATCTTGattcaaatgaaaaataaattatttacaaATATGCATTAAGCAAATAGCAGCCTTTCTATTCAGAAGCAGAAGTGACTTCTGTAGACTTTTAGGATAACTAACTTCATTTGAAAAATTcactacattttatttttgtgtagagattcaaaatgattcaCCACTCCAACAATGTTACTGTTctctgaatgaaaaaaaattacagtaatgCAAGACTATCAGTTCACCCAAGCCCATTTTCTGAAATAAGTTAACTAATGCTAGGATGGGAATGGGAGATGAGAGAGGCAGGAAGCATGCAGAATTTGTGAAATTTCATGAGCAATGGATGGTCTGGGCAATCCTAAATCCCTGTGTGTTGCAGTAAGGTCAAAACCTTTCAGTATTATACCAGTGTGTCAAAATATGTCAACAAACCATCATACTGCAGGAAGAAGAATGACCTTTCAGTTCTTTGTGTTTTGGCTGCCAATGAAGCTTTGGACACTGGGTATGCATGAACAGTTTTCCTAGATGCTTGACAAATGCAACCCCCAAGGTTTCTACTAAGCTTGTTTGTTAAGCCAATATGTTTCACCTTGCCAGTAAAACTTTTTAAACCCCTGAAATGCTACATATTGACATTATGCTAGAGAAAGGATGTCTTCCTTCCCTAAAATTTCCAAACAGTTGAACTTTACTGCAACAAATTAACTGATAACATTATTATGACAATACTCACCAGTTTAATAACTCATTTCTCGCATTGCTTTCTAAAAGTGTTAAAAGTAAATATCTGACATATAACaatggaaattaaatttaaatatggaatttaaaattttcttcctgtGGCTCATATGAAATACTAGTAGGTCCTACTGACGTGTGCATATTGGATAATACTACAGCTCTAATTATTTAGCATATTTGGAGTGCAATTCCTATGTACATGTGCtcaaatataaacacacacacacacacacaattggagACTTCGGAAACAAGTCTCATTAAGCTTACACTAACTTATTAACAGACATATTTAGAAACATTTTATACATGCTTTTAGAAAAGAATCTGGGAGTGCTGATTAGCAGTTAGTGCTAGAAGAATTTTGAGTATTCCTATTAATAATGCTAGGGACTTTTCTCTTGTTTTGAGTATATGCAGAAAACTAAAGACATTTAGATTACAATTAAATAGGGAAAGACTACAGTAGATTCAAAGTTTGCTATTCATATTCAAAGAGTGTAGAAGAAATAATGTTCTCATTATGTGGAATTATCATTACTTGAATATCAATGTCAAAGAAGTCATTTTGTTAGTTCATTCTTCAAACGTTGCGAAGTTGCTTCTAATAATAACAGCATCAAGGTTCCTCTTGGGACTCAATAAAAATACAGTCTAAGAGACATTGCAGCCCAATTTGCAAACAATGGAAGAAGTAAACTTGAATACATCCTTACTGTAAGTCATTATTGACAGTGTGGttactaattattaattaatcTGTCTCTTGACGATACCAATGTACTAATTAGTATATTATAACAGAATATGTAAGTGCAAGACTTTACTTTTGAATTCAGTCGTTTAATTacaagagaaacagaatgaagtATGCTAAATTAGATTTCCTTGGACCTttaatattttacacacacacacataggcagCACTCACTTATGAGCAAAATCAGCTAACTTTGTCGCAATAGAGGCCAGGCCATAGCACAGGTTCAATttatcttcatcttcatcttaaaaaaaaatctctagatAACAGGACTAGGAATAAATCAGACCAGCAGCCAGCCAGAGTAGACAATAATGGGCTAGGAAGACCAATGGTCTGACTTGATAAAACAGACTTCATACAATTGCCTTCCTAGCACACCTCTGCAACTGAAACATTCAAAACTGATCAAGaattaatcaaaatattatgttaAACATGATGAAAGCTTCAGACAAAGGTCTTCAAGAGGCTCAGATAGCAAATATAAAGAGCAGAAAAGGGCACCCCACCCACCAGTGTTCATCCTCTTATGATGGTCTTTCCTAATAATGGAACGAAACGGTGATTCACAGACACAGTACAGTAACACCTGCAAACTGTTGTCAAATAAACTTAAACAGTAAATGAAAAACTCTGAGCCAATACTTATTTCTTAAGATCAGCTTAGCCTTGCATACAAATCACCCCGAGCTCAAAGTAGAAATTACAAGGGAGCATTTAAATTCTTGGTGCTTGTAAGCAATTGATGTAGTGGATATATATTCATAGACCCTGGCAAACTAGACAAAGCTTGTTTTGAGGATCCTTAGCAGAACATGCATTCAGTTTTCAGTTCTGCTCTTTTCTATAAGTACCTCCCAAGTGAGATGTACGAAGGCAAGAAATTGCTCCTGGGGATGAAATATTATAAGGGGACAAAATGATGGATCGAATTTGGATTACAAAAATTTCAGAAGTACTTATGCTTCATTTCTCTAACAGAGGTACAACATTTTACAGGTGGGAAGAACAAGTGAGAATCACAAAAAGCCACTCTAAGAACTGTCATCACTGCCTTACTGGGATATATACTATGTGTACATAATGAAAAACACAGACGAGGATAATGTGGTTCCCATAACATGGTATTGTCTGGAATAACAGGTGGGTATCAAGGAGATGTTCATTTCCTTTCATCTCAACAGTTATATTCCACGTTTCCTTTATTTGGTAATCTAACAGAATACTAACTGTAGATGAGTTGCTTACAGTAACTAAATACAATAACTCAATAACTCAATaactaaagaaaaagaatgaaaaattacCTGTTCCAGTAACTCCAAAATTGGTCATGTAGGTAAGCTTGATGGCTGCATTCATCACCAAAAGAAGCTTTACTTTCAATCCAATGAATGATATGACCTTCTACagctaaaagttaaaaaaaaaaaaagcttttagaTTAAAATGAATCAAGCACAAATGACTCCAGAAAATGATGTACAAATTAGGAATAGAAAGCATCCCTTTCAGACACATCTTTGCAGTAATGTCATCGTCATCAGCTAAGGCTAGCTCAAACTTTTATAATTCATTATTATCAACCTCTGTCATAGTCAACTTTCTTAAGCATTATTTACTCTTGAATTCATGATTCTGGAGTGTCTTTGCCAAACTACCAGAAATAAAGGAATGGCATTATATGATAAATAATAAGGCTTTATATCTTAGGAATCACTAGCTCCTGATGACCTTGAACCCTGTATGCAATTCCAGAACCGCACCATCACTTCACAGCTTACACTAGTTAAGACTGTTGGCCTTTGTTTCCAGTAACGTTCCTTCATTATAGATCCTTCTGTATTTTCAAAATTGTTTCCTGACTTCTAGTGTCTTTCAATGCCCCTTCCCCAGCTATACTCAGATCTCAGATCCAGTTCCTCTGAAATCAGATAGAATGGCTATCTCTGACAGTCCCTGGTTAAACCTTTGAACTGTTGAGCCATGATGACAGACTCATTGGCTACAAAAAGAAGTAAAGAGTATGCTGGTTTTCTTCTGGCATCTGATCTTAGCCATGTCTATGACTTAGCACTGATATACaccttatttaatatttatacatttatttatctaATGTGAGAGCATTAGACAAATAAAGAAACGAAAATATAGAAAATCCTGTATTTAAGATTCATTCCTGAAAACAAGATTGATTTTATCTTGCATATTTGTAAACTAGCTGTTtcggatgcacacacacacagaggcattaTCAGGCTCTTCACATGTTTGTCTGCCTTTTAGAAAAATCACTGTTGATTGGAAATAAATGAACGATAAACACAGAAACATTTCTATTCTTGTTGGAGTGTACAGAAAGCAAGAGTggacaaaaaggaaggaagcagaaaaaaatggttaGGCAGAAGAAATAGCACAAATGACAGCAACCTCTCCCTTATTAGATGGACAGTATGTGGTAGAATGTAGAGAAATAAGCACTTGCTAGGAGCTGTTGCAGAATATTTCTCTACCATAGCTGTGGACTTTTTCACCTTTCAGGAGACAATCTATTCTTTTAGAAAACTAGAAAACTTGGATTAGGATGTACACAGGTGCAGTGTATAACTCTCCAGTTTCAACAATTTATTACTCTGACATATCAATTACTTCATTGTACCTATTTATTTGTAGTAACTATTCCCAGCATTTACATATTCTGGCAGTGCTATCTTCAAAAGCAAATCATGCTCACATGGCAAACCAGAGGTCCTATGGCTGAACAGTGAACACTCATTCGAGTGCCTTGTTCAGGAAGGGGATCGTGGGAAATGACCTATAGTTGTTTTCACCTTTTGGGTCTACTTTATGTTACTTCAGCAGTAGCCTGATTGCCAGCTCTTTTTACTACCCCTTCTGCCAAATCCAACCAGATAGTCTCTCCCTAGTGGATGCAGTAAGTCTGCAAGGCAAAATGTTAATCACACAAGAAATGAACTTCGGTCAGCACCTTGTCTACATCTTCAGGCTTCAACTACTGAAACTCATCCAACACAAATTGGACTAGACAGCGTTCTTGACACTGCGACTGTTGTAATTGTGTTATCCTGAATCTTAAATTATGAGAGATGCAAGTGGCTTTATTGTCAATCTGATTTCCAAATTTGTCACAGTGTGCTACTCAAGGTACAAACAACTCCCTTGTAGGCCAGATTACAAGTCACCTCGCATCATTCAGAAAGGTTCTGGTGGGCAGTTGCAAAGATGTAATAGACATGAAAAAGAAACATCGGCCATACCAGCAAGAAAATTTTCAAGAATCCACCCATTTATCTGTCTTGAGATTCTTAGAAGAGGattggtgtgggttttttttttaaagcaaagaataATAAAGTATTGGACCAAGGATATCTGGGAGGCCACATGCTCCTAAATAAGCCTGCCCAAAATGTGAGATGCTGAACAAAGCCCCTGATGCACGCCCAACCATCCCATTAACCCAGGGTAAATGTGAcaaggctttctctgtagcaacaCTGACTGTGGAACTACCTCCCAAGTGAAGTTAAGTTGGCTTGATCTTATTTGATCTCTGGCAGACAGTTAAAACTGTATTGCCTTTATATTTAatgccctacatggtttgggtccatgaTATCACCTCCTCCTATATAATCGGCCTcatatactcaggtcctctggtggataTTTATTCCAGTCAGGTCtagattggcaactgtcagccaaagGGCTTTTTCTTCAACCACTCCTAGACTGTGCAATGACCTGTCAGgaaattcaacagctgaatacattgtttaaatttaaatcagtactgaagaccagtctcttccagcaggcttatccaaatGATTATTAAATTGTGAATTcagatgatgaattttaaatgtggattgttttaaaatgtgtatgtctcaTTTGTTATTTTAACCGGGTGAatgtttaattaatgtgttttcaaTTGCTGTTGTGCactgttgatttgttgttgtttcctgcctcaGTCCATGAGGAGGAAGGTaagaaatcaatcaataaatacatcacattattgttgttgttgtctcacGTGGCCTTTGGAGTTTAAAAAACAGGCATGGCTGTTCTGACTATTTTAACTACCTgtggttttaaaatggtttttaatgagtagttttattttgtttttaattttttttattcatgcCAACATACTTTCTCTATAGTTGTTCTATAATTTCTTTCCTGTGTCCACCATGATAAGAACTTGTAGTAAGTGGGGCACAACTGGACATCTTTTATCTAATTACCTTTTATAGATAACTATCTGCTTCCCATAATGAAATATATCATTGTAGGAAGACAATTAATGTGCATTCATACATATAAGCATGTGACAAAAAGTCTGCAAAATTATGGTTAAACTTTGTCTTGGGGCAGAACAGTATTTTACTTTTGCCTTGAACTGAtataaagaagaattaaaatatttttcttagtcAACTGTTTAGAAATTTGAATAATTCGATATGCTTAGGATATAGATTTCTGCAATAGATATTGTAATAGATAAAGGTCTAAGGTCGGCTTGAGAGATCACTTCTGACATGCTACCTGCATTCCATAAATAATTCTTAGAGATATTAGATCATTACTGTGAATATCTAATACATTGTTATGATCACACTATGTCTGGCATAATACCCATTAGGAACCTAGGCATTTCAGTATAAACAAGATTTGCCTATAAAAGCTAGAAATCTCATGGACTCACCTACTGGCACTTCTAATATGAAGTCTGGTGTTTTGTCATAACCCTTTGCACGTAACTGATCTTCAGCTATATAGAGAATAAATGTTATAAACAATAGAATTATTCTATTAACTAGAAAGCAgaataattaattttcttttgaaaagaggTACAGAATTACTTATGCACTCATACATATCCTTCTTATGCATGCAATGCTGTGTCAGATTAAATGAACCTTCTTAGCAAACCTGAAACATGAATATAAAAATGCTTCTTTGTCATCTCTGCATTTTTATGTCTTCATTATAAACATCATTAATTCAACCTGTCATACAGTACTTTGTtactgaaaaatattcaaaataaagaaatattttagcTGATTGAATTGCTTTCAAAGTAGCTGTGAGAAATAGCTAGTATAATCACAATGAAGACATGCTGTACTTTTTCCTCTTAGTTTTTATTTTGGTcagaaattaatataaaatatagtcACTGAAAAAGTATAATTGGGTGGGAAAATTACCCAAGACTCTTAGTGACACTGAATATTGTGATCATGCAAGGGAGGTTGAacctccctcttcttcttgacCAGCCCTGAGAGCTTCCTCAAAATGCTGTACTCCTGGTTTGGTTTGTGGTGTGGGATCTGAGAGGAAATTGGCAGAGGTATCTAATATGAAATCGATAGAGCTGCATACCTCAGTACACACCTCGTGCCAGTTTTGTGGGTTTACCCCTTCTCCGCAGCTCCCGTAGGAATTACCAATAGTAATGAACACTAACTATAGTCCTATTAGGTTTGACAGAGTGGACCCTTCTGGGCCTTTCCAAAACCCCTTATCATAGCATCCTTCCATCCATCATAAAAGCCATGTAATGCAGGAACCACTGAGAACCAAGGCAGCCCTTGTTCCAAAGTCTAGTGTTGAGTCACTATTTTGAAAGGATggtggaaaaaataaaaaccctctTTACTTCAGCTACTCGCTTCCTACATGTGGGTACACTGcctaatatttgttttatttcatttttatgccacctttctcccaaaagggaatCCAAatcagctcacaagataaaaaaacactttaaaaacatttttaaataaaacaattaccAGTAAAATAactcagttaaaacaatataaaattaagattaaaacatacaaaagttttaaaaaaacataccctatataaaagccaccctgtcatAATACTGTAAAGCAGATAAGTAGACTATATACTACATTtgggaaatattttgaaattatagTAAATGCCAAGAAACAGGTACTTTCATCACAGTCATCTTCCCCTTCAAAATATATTCCCATTTAAtcctggttttagtggacaaaAGAAAAATCTGCCTATAGCTACTAACTATTAAGAATGAAAATACTATAAAGGTTTAAAACACTGACATTGGCACTTAGGGAAAAATTCTAGTATCAACAATCTGTTATATTCAGAGGTGTATGTGCATGTTTTATACAAACAAAAGCAGCTGGGGCAAAAAAGATTCAAATAAATTTGTAtagttaatttttaatatttcttttaaaaattcagtttattTGTAATTAGGAAGAGCTGGCAACTATCCAAAATAAATGTTCCACCTGGAGCTTAGTATTTGAATATTGTGGAATACCCTTATTTCTGTATTTCCAAACACTCCTgaggattcaaagatataaccatgttactcggtagaatcagtacatagagagatcttgtagcacctttgagactaactgaaagaaattgtcagtatgagctttcgtagactttcgtagacttcagtctacttcctcaaatgcatctgaggaagaagactgaagtctacaaaagctcatgctgacaatttctttctttcagacacTCCTGACGATGTTGAGCTTTTGCATTTTCACAGGGTGAGAAAATATTCTAGGTTAAGTTAATCTATAGAAAGATTTCCACCTCCAAAATCTGCCTAGCTGATCATTAAGGAACAGTTTTTCACAATGAGATGTCACAATACTACAAGTCTGAAGGGCAAAAGGCATATATCATATTTTacttggaagttttttttttttttaaaaaaaaagacaaatggtcCTTTCAGTAATAAGTGTTACCTGTAATATTAAACATGATACTTCTGATATGATGACCAATGTAGGTTAATACCTGAAAGCATTATGAGTAAAGAGATGCTATAATATGGTATACTTGTTCGAACATATGAGATAATAAACTAAAAAATCCAGAAAATTCTTCCTGCTgcaatgtttctttttaatacaTAAAGCATGCAGCTAATATTTCCTATGCCTTCTTCTAAGTCTCCCAAGACCTAGATTATGGCTAATATCTCATGACACCAAAAGTAATACAGCAACTGATATTAAAGCATTTTTTTCCAGCTACTTATTCTATAAAATATTAATTGCTAGCTTGGGCACGTGCAATATGGGGTATTAGATAACTGAGTTCCTGCTCAGGTCTAAATCAATAAAAGATAACATGTACTGCATCAATCATTTCTTCACCTCCCTTTACTACTTAATACATGATATCTATGGAGGCTTATTTTGCAAACAATTACTGAGATTTCCAGTGCTGAGGAACTAGATTATAATATAAACTCTTACCtaaaaaagatatatttttccGCAAAAGCAGTTCTTGCAGTAAGACTTCATGCTCATGTCCAATTGCACTGATTTTTTCCATCAAGGAAGGGATAACATACAGGTTTCAAACAAAATTCAAGTTTAGAATTGTATAGCATAGCACTTCTTGCTGAAAAAAATGATCTAGAATTAAATACTGAACAAGCATAAAAAGGTACCTATGGCGCTTTTTTTAATATAGCCATTTCCATCCTATAAAGTAGAAAATGTAGAGAAaatgtagggggggggggaagaataaTAGTTTTCCACTCCTATCTCTTTAGACTGAGAGACTGATGGTTTTCACCATTTGCTAGCTAATCTGTATCTGTTTGGAGGTGCTTCTTATCAGTATCTGGTTGCATGGGCTTCTAATTCATGAATCACAGTAAAGTCCAAACAGGGAGAGTTGGCATCAACACTTCACTTAgcctgctgccacattgcagaattaatgcagtttgacgctgctttaattgtcatggttctatcctatggaatcctgggatgtgtaatttgttgtggcaccagaactctctgagagagaaggctaaatatctcacagaactaaaaattgcaaaattccatagcactgggccatgacagttaaagcagtgtcaaactgctttaattctgcattgcagatgcagccttaagcACTCTTAAGCCTTGGATCTCAGAATATTATTAGAAAATTTCAaaggaattcaaattttatctcctggactttggaatagTATGTTACCAGTTCCACATGGCCAGAGAAGGGAGGGCCTGCCTACATAGATATGCCTCCACACTACCTCAACACAGAACAACACCTTGACAATATGCAGGCCTGTGAATAACATCATCATTAAAAACAATCTCCAATatagtttttaacacctttgcctgatgaagaagccaggggaGATTTGAAAGCTTggatcatgtattttgtgcattttgattggttgaataaaggtattactgttttgtggattttctaAGTTATTGTAcatgctatatggccaacatggctgccctTGAATATGTATTtaactttttattaaaaatttcATCATCTCTAGATTTCTCACCTCTGCATTTTGCAAAATTTTTCTCTTTTACAAATGAAGTTATAGTAGCATTGTTCTCCTTTGTACAAAGATAGCATGCCTGAATAGAAAGTAACAGGAATCTCTTTGTAGTCTGCCCTACATAATTATCTCTATATTTAACTCTAGGTCTTGCCAGTTAAAGTAAGATATATGATCAAGCTGCCTGATATTTTAAGATATATAATGTACATGCTCAGCATACCCACATCATAAATGTTTTGTTACAGAaacttatatttaaaatatattaatagaaGAGAATGATAGTGGAGGTGAAACTATATGCAcctatttatttctttaacttcattaaaaatgtttttaatatgaaaatTAACCAACACAATCCCTCTGCCGaggcattcaaaaaggtgaaAAGTGGTGCCGTAACAGACAATGTAGAGGGGGTTAGTGTTTCTTTTAGGTGTTCTGAGGAAgcactaagctctcacctttaaccactctactcagaaaaggggatgcccctctccccctttttaaataaaagtacagtacaggttgagtcttctttatccaaaatgcttgagaccaaaaGGTTTAGGattttctttggattttggaatgcttgcatatatttaatgagatatcttggaaatgggactctagtctaaacacaacattcattgtgaagtcgaaggctttcatggccggcatccatagttttttgtgggtttttcgggctatgtggccatgttctaccagagtttcttcctgacgtttcgccagcatctgtggctggcatcttcagaaaaactgaagatgccagccacagatgctggtgaaacgtctggAAAAAACAGGCCACatacccgaaaaacccacaaaaaacaacattcaTTTCACAAAACAAATTTGTGTATGTTAACCACTAGAGGAAtgtgtcactatttcagctacacatgaaaaaagttttggattttggagtatttcaaattttgaaattccAACTAGAGGGAACTCAACCTGTAGTTAAATTGATCAGTAGATATGTGTACCCAGATTTTTTGGATCAAAtgtttgactgaaatttctaaacatatatactgtatatattcttggtcatggaaacccactgggtgaccttgggcaagtcacactttctcagcccgagaggatggcaatggcaagccctctctgaagaaacttgccaagaaaaccccatgacaggtttgcctttgggtcaccataagtccaaaattaCTTGCACACACATATGCTCATGTATTATACAGTAAGTAATGTAAACGCTGAACAGATTTATTGTCTAGATGTTTCTGCTTATTATGCATTATAAATTCATTTAACTCTGTAGAGGTTATATCTGGaatagtgaaaataataatacaatatatcCTAACCAGAACCATAAAACTGCAATAGAAATCAtgcattacagtcggccctcctcaTTTGCAGAGGTTAGTGGACTAAGATCCCcacgaatatggaaaaaccatgaataaacCGGCCCCCCACGGCAGCCACTTCCAGGGTGGCAGGGCTGGGGAGCTTCTTTCCTTCACTCCTTTCACCCTAGAAATGCTGGGAGAAAGCATTTCCAGGGTGGGAGAGGCACTGGGAATGGAGCGCTCCTTTCCTCCACCTCTCCCACTGGAAATGCTTGCCAGGTTTAACATTCGCGAATAACCAAAATCGCAAATGTCaaacccatgaatgtggagggctgtaTAGCAAACTCTAGTATAATGATGGAGGCCAATGAAGAATGATTCTGCAAAGAATGATTCAAATTCTGCAAACAAAATGTATAATACACAATAAGCAGAAACACTTAGACGTAATCCTCAATAATACCTGTTATTGATGTATGGCACTGACCATGGGGTAAAACTTGTAAATAACCTTACAAGCCATTTTCTACTCATGCTATCCAGCAGCCTAGTTTCCCGTAAGCATGCAAACTATTACTGAAAAATAGTCTCCTGGCATTTATAAAGAGGTTGACTTCATACTTTAGTCCATGCATATATAATTAGATAGTTGTATTTAAAATCAATACACAATTCTTAGAAGACATTATGCTTTTAAAACCTTAACTTTAAATGGATTTTAAGCTAAGTTCTGTGTTTTACTATTAACAACTAACTCAGCAACCTTAATGCTCAAATAATATATTCCCAAGCAGAGAAATTCTAATTTTATGACAACTATCTATATTTgaccctttaaaaacaaaaccacaactgTTAGACCAGAATCTTATTTGGATGTTACGTTAAGATTTTTTATGCTCTTTCCATCTTTCTAGGGTACAAACTGTCCACCTAACCAGGAGGAGGATTTGACCAAGTAATTTGCCGTTATTTTATAGCAAACTACCAGAAACATTTTACGAAACACTGAAATGACTTAATAATTCATTTAGCAGCTGATGTTGGATGTCAGCAGATGAGATTCCTTGAAAATCTAAAGGCAGAAAATATATATTCCCTTTTCTTTATCACATCTTTCTGGCAAGACTGACTTGGCTGTGGTAGTTTTCATCTAAATTGGTCTAAATTGGTTAGTACTAATTAATTGGATCAATAAAATATGTTAGTGTTGACTTCCCAATGATAACTAGTTCTATTTCagttgtgaataataataataataataataataataataataataataataatatttatttatatttcccacttctccctctggatcgaggtgggattacaacaacaaaaaaataacaaaacaaaatacaatattatctgaAAATACAAGCGATAAAATGGACAGCAGtactgctaccaatcattaaaatgaCCAATCGTTGTCTGTTGTCCATACTACCAAATCACAAGTGGGAGTGTTCTTGGAGTCAGGTACactcttaccccgggatacgaacgcgccgcgttacgaaatttccgggttacgaaaaaaaaaataatacaaaataattccgggttacgaaggtttttccggcttgcgaaaaaagttttggtgcttttcggcgccattttgcacggaatcgcggcttttccccattagcgcctatggcaattcggcttgcgaaagacttccgggttacgaaaatggcggcggaacgaattaatttcgtaacccgggggacgagtgtatagtagatcaggtgggtaggcccaccagaagagatccgtcttaagtgccttcttaaaggcttctaaggtggtaatgagacggatctctatcggtaagttgt is a window from the Sceloporus undulatus isolate JIND9_A2432 ecotype Alabama chromosome 1, SceUnd_v1.1, whole genome shotgun sequence genome containing:
- the CDIN1 gene encoding CDAN1-interacting nuclease 1 isoform X3, producing the protein MLRDPSQIPDGVLANQVYQCTVNDYCYGPLVDCIKHAIGHEHEVLLQELLLRKNISFLAEDQLRAKGYDKTPDFILEVPVAVEGHIIHWIESKASFGDECSHQAYLHDQFWSYWNRFGPGLVIYWYGFIEELDCHRNRGILLKDCFPEDIVTL